A region of Dioscorea cayenensis subsp. rotundata cultivar TDr96_F1 chromosome 5, TDr96_F1_v2_PseudoChromosome.rev07_lg8_w22 25.fasta, whole genome shotgun sequence DNA encodes the following proteins:
- the LOC120262164 gene encoding LOW QUALITY PROTEIN: very-long-chain 3-oxoacyl-CoA reductase 1-like (The sequence of the model RefSeq protein was modified relative to this genomic sequence to represent the inferred CDS: deleted 1 base in 1 codon), with translation MDLSSHLQLLKAQPLWLLLLSLLGLFYILKLSFSFILWFYLIFLRPAKNLRRYGSWAIVTGCTEGIGKSFSFQLARKGLNLVLVARNPDKLAAVSNEILAKYRKVQIKTMIIDFSGDLDDGIKRLLKTIDGLDVGILVNNAGISYPYAKYFHEVDEELVKSLIKVNVEAVTRVTHALLPGMLEKKCGAIVNIGSGAATVLPSEPLYAVYAGTKAYIDEFSKSLHVEYKNKGIDVQCQLPLYVATRMASIKRASFFAPSSDTYARSSVAWIGLGSSCTPYWPHSVQWCFVAMLPESVVNKWRLGFCLNIRKRGLLKESNKKAL, from the exons ATGGATCTCTCCTCTCACCTCCAGCTTCTCAAAGCTCAGCCTTTATGGCTCCTTCTCCTCTCCCTTCTT GGCCTCTTCTACATCCTCAAGCTCTCCTTCTCCTTCATCCTGTGGTTCTACTTGATCTTCCTCCGTCCCGCCAAGAATCTCAGGCGCTACGGCTCCTGGGCCATCGTCACCGGCTGCACTGAAGGCATCGGCAAGTCCTTCTCTTTCCAGCTCGCCCGCAAGGGCCTTAACCTCGTCCTCGTCGCCCGCAACCCAGACAAGCTTGCCGCCGTCTCTAATGAGATCCTTGCCAAGTACCGTAAGGTTCAGATCAAGACTATGATCATTGACTTCTCCGGAGACCTTGATGATGGCATCAAGAGACTCCTGAAGACGATTGATGGGTTGGATGTTGGGATTCTTGTGAACAACGCTGGGATCTCCTATCCCTATGCCAAGTACTTCCATGAAGTGGATGAGGAGCTTGTGAAGAGCCTCATCAAGGTGAATGTTGAGGCGGTGACGAGGGTCACGCATGCCTTGTTGCCCGGGATGTTGGAGAAGAAGTGCGGCGCTATTGTAAACATTGGTTCTGGGGCTGCTACTGTTCTTCCTTCTGAGCCGCTTTACGCTGTCTATGCGGGCACCAAAGC GTACATTGATGAGTTCTCTAAATCCCTTCATGTTGAGTATAAGAACAAGGGAATTGATGTGCAGTGCCAG tTGCCTTTATATGTTGCGACGAGAATGGCATCCATCAAGAGGGCCTCCTTCTTTGCGCCATCATCAGATACATACGCCCGATCTTCCGTAGCATGGATAGGCCTTGGATCAAGTTGCACACCATACTGGCCGCACTCCGTCCAGTGGTGCTTCGTAGCAATGCTGCCAGAGAGTGTTGTCAATAAATGGCGTCTTGGATTTTGCCTTAACATCCGTAAGAGAGGTCTGCTCAAGGAGTCAAACAAGAAAGCCCTTTGA
- the LOC120260063 gene encoding uncharacterized protein LOC120260063 translates to MASPKIQKELANAFATEITCAIVDDIRDKYFSLMIDEARDVSVKEQMGVVLLRGQGYDGASNMRGKFNGLKALFLKENPYARYNHCFAHQLQLVIVAIAKDNHIMGRASLTHFHHYRVEIFCEIIDLIAQEMQNRFSKTSAELLLLLSCLDPKDSFSKFNIHKLLRLVELYPEDFTITEDFINVEDLGGFARKMVETSKPIIFSLIYRLIELPLVLPVVTASVERVFSVMNILKTNSHNKMGDEWMNDILVIYIEREVFATIDNEAILQHFQKMHTRRMQLPPLSLSHMPHISGTNIGIGSSSSVHK, encoded by the exons ATGGCTTCCCCGAAGATTCAGAAGGAGTTAGCAAATGCTTTTGCAACAGAAATTACATGTGctattgttgatgatattagagataagtatttttctcttatgATTGATGAAGCCCGGGATGTGTCAGTGAAGGAGCAAATGGGAGTTGTTCT ATTGAGGGGACAAGGATATGATGGGGCTTCAAATATGCGAGGAAAGTTCAATGGTTTGAAGGCACttttcctaaaagaaaatccatACGCAAGGTATAACCATTGTTTTGCTCATCAACTCCAATTAGTGATTGTTGCTATTGCTAAAGACAATCACATT ATGGGAAGGGCAAGTCTTACTCATTTTCACCATTACCGTGTTGAAATTTTCTGTGAG ATCATTGATTTGATTGCACAAGAAATGCAAAATCGTTTTTCAAAAACTAGCGCAGAATTACTTCTTCTTCTGTCATGCCTTGATCCAAAAGACTCATTCTCCAAATTCAACATCCACAAGCTACTTCGTCTTGTTGAGCTTTATCCTGAAGATTTTACAATAACTGAGG attttataaatgttgagGACTTGGGAGGCTTTGCTAGGAAGATGGTTGAGACAAGCAAACCTATTATTTTTTCACTCATTTATCGCCTTATCGAATTGCCATTGGTTTTACCAGTTGTGACAGCTAGTGTTGAAAGGGTGTTTTCGGTGATGAATATCTTGAAAACTAACTCACACAATAAAATGGGAGATGAGTGGATGAATGATATCCTGGTTATCTATATTGAGCGGGAGGTTTTTGCAACTATAGACAATGAAGCGATTCTACAACATTTTCAGAAAATGCATACTCGGCGGATGCAGTTACCTCCACTTAGTCTTAGCCACATGCCTCACATTTCTGGCACTAACATTGGCATCGGTTCTAGTTCAAGCGTGCATAAATAG